The nucleotide window ATGGAATTCGTCGCCGACATATCCGCCGCTCACAACTTCTGTCTGACTATACATTTTACGATATGGATCGAGTAGTTGCTGTTCTAATTGCCGCGTCATTTCTTCAGCCATCTCCTCGACAACCTCATCCGGCGTCCCATCTGAAGCTTCATTTCGTACCTTCCCAATTTCTATCTTAGGTGCCCTTCCTTCAAACAGTTCGCTGGCTTCAAACAGTTCTCTGGCAGTTCCTGTTACTAGCGGACGCATTGCGTTGGCGTCTAAATTCTTAAACGCTTCCACATAAGTATACATTACATCTTCAGCTATCGACAGTGAAGCTCTGATCCACCTCCGGCTCAAATTCCATTTCGGTTGCGAATTGTGCCATATTCGTTTCGTCGAGTTCAGCGAACAAATCGTCAATCAATTCCAGTCCTTCTGCGGACTCCGCCGAGGCAATTTGTGGCTGAGTATCCCCGCTTTCTGTATCTTGAGTAGGATTAGTTTGAGCCAATCCTTCCGGGCTACTTTGTGGACGTGTAGTGCCATCCTCCCATGGCGACAAATACACGCGTTCTGTAACTGTGGGTGCATTCAACTGACGTATCCCAACGTAACTAATAAAAATCAACCCAACCAGCACCGCCGCACCAACTGTTATTTTAGGCACCGTTCCAACTTTCATGACAGTTAGACCTCCCGAATAAAGTTTTTTGAGTGTTGTTGCGGGAGAAACGAAGATGCCTGTCAGAAGATATCGCAACCGCTTGGAGAGCTTCCGCTTGATACGGAAAA belongs to Candidatus Poribacteria bacterium and includes:
- a CDS encoding sigma-70 family RNA polymerase sigma factor, whose translation is EDATKFKSWLAEIARNRARNWLRKQQDETVSIDEVSEGILQTEDSPDERLARLEQRELIRRTMETLPQKDRDIARAFYLEGVSYDELIRAHGLSYNAIALRLFRIKRKLSKRLRYLLTGIFVSPATTLKKLYSGGLTVMKVGTVPKITVGAAVLVGLIFISYVGIRQLNAPTVTERVYLSPWEDGTTRPQSSPEGLAQTNPTQDTESGDTQPQIASAESAEGLELIDDLFAELDETNMAQFATEMEFEPEVDQSFTVDS